From Stigmatella erecta, one genomic window encodes:
- a CDS encoding DUF47 domain-containing protein: MLEKLMPRSDEFFDDFDAQCAVTVEGTRLLHALLSDYRDVPSRVEALRDMELRGDFVTHTALTRLHHQFITPFDRLQIHALLSRIDDVLDFTHAAATRLSAYGIQAALPDAAELARLLVLGAEKVQEVVGSLRLLKKPQQILAGCRDIKRLAWQADEALRTGMGQLFKSGMDHLTVIKWKEIYDLLDTATGKCNEVAHVIQGVVLEHS; encoded by the coding sequence ATGCTTGAGAAGCTCATGCCCCGGTCCGACGAGTTCTTCGATGACTTCGACGCCCAGTGCGCGGTGACGGTGGAGGGCACCCGGCTGCTCCACGCCCTGCTCAGCGACTACCGGGACGTGCCCTCGCGCGTCGAGGCGCTCCGGGACATGGAGCTGCGCGGGGACTTCGTCACCCACACCGCCCTCACCCGGCTGCACCACCAGTTCATCACCCCGTTCGACCGGCTCCAGATTCACGCCCTGCTCTCGCGCATCGACGATGTGCTGGACTTCACCCACGCGGCGGCCACCCGGCTGAGCGCCTACGGCATCCAGGCCGCCCTGCCGGATGCGGCCGAGCTGGCCCGGCTGCTCGTGCTGGGCGCCGAGAAGGTGCAGGAGGTGGTGGGCTCGCTGCGGCTGCTCAAGAAGCCCCAGCAGATCCTCGCCGGGTGCCGCGACATCAAACGCCTGGCCTGGCAGGCCGACGAGGCGCTGCGCACGGGCATGGGCCAGCTGTTCAAAAGTGGGATGGATCACCTCACCGTCATCAAATGGAAGGAAATCTACGACCTGCTCGACACCGCCACGGGCAAGTGCAACGAGGTGGCCCACGTCATCCAAGGTGTGGTGTTGGAGCACTCCTGA
- a CDS encoding phospholipase D-like domain-containing protein, with the protein MNASEIDAILTATLADKQFTRSERRALQAVLEDRRASEAVLAVFRSRAFSLARDSVTDPRARQVISWLEETLLALSPTQGVSDTARMEAHFSPGEGPLRAIVELIEEARGSIEVCVFTVTDDRITRALLEAHRRGLRVRVVSDNDKSLDPGSDMRRLSEAGIPVRLDRTEAHMHHKFALFDRKRLLTGSYNWTRSAAAVNHENVLVSDDTRLVQPFGRAFDALWDSLE; encoded by the coding sequence ATGAACGCTTCCGAAATCGACGCCATCCTCACGGCCACCCTGGCCGACAAGCAGTTCACCCGCTCCGAGCGGCGCGCCCTGCAGGCCGTGCTGGAGGACAGGCGGGCAAGCGAGGCCGTCCTGGCCGTCTTCCGCTCCCGGGCCTTCAGCCTCGCCCGGGACTCGGTCACGGACCCGCGCGCCCGCCAGGTCATCTCCTGGCTGGAGGAGACGCTGCTGGCCCTCTCGCCCACCCAGGGGGTGTCCGACACCGCGCGCATGGAGGCGCACTTCTCCCCCGGAGAGGGGCCCCTGCGCGCCATCGTCGAGCTCATCGAGGAGGCCCGGGGCTCCATCGAGGTGTGTGTCTTCACCGTGACGGATGACCGCATCACCCGGGCCCTGCTGGAGGCGCACCGCCGGGGCCTGCGCGTCCGGGTGGTGAGCGACAACGACAAGTCGCTGGACCCAGGCTCGGACATGCGCCGGCTGAGCGAGGCGGGCATCCCGGTCCGGCTGGACCGGACCGAGGCCCACATGCACCACAAGTTCGCCCTCTTCGACCGCAAGCGCCTGCTCACCGGCAGCTACAACTGGACGCGCTCGGCCGCCGCGGTGAACCACGAGAACGTCCTCGTCTCCGACGACACGCGGCTCGTTCAGCCCTTCGGCCGCGCCTTCGACGCGCTCTGGGACTCCCTGGAGTAG
- the fumC gene encoding class II fumarate hydratase: MSTKNVRIEKDTFGPIEVPADKLWGAQTQRSRQNFAISSERMPLALIYALVRVKKAAALVNKANGSLPAEKADAIVKAADEVLEGKHDEEFPLLVWQTGSGTQTNMNCNEVLANRASEILGGERGESRKVHPNDDVNKGQSSNDVFPTAMSVAAAEAVVQHVLPELKALQDVLAQKSEAFKDVVKIGRTHLQDATPLTLGQEFSGYVAQLHHAAAHIERTLPHLYELALGGTAVGTGLNAPKGYAEQVAKEIARLTGQPFVTAPNKFEALAANDALVQAHGALKGLAAVLFKVANDVRWLASGPRSGIGELTIPENEPGSSIMPGKVNPTQSEALTMLSAQVFGNDVAIGLGGASGNFELNVFKPLIIQNFLQSCRLLADGMRSFRLHCAVGIEPNLPRLKENLERSLMLVTALNPHIGYDNAAKIAKTAHKQGKTLKEVAVELGLVTPEQFDQWVRPEKMTGNL; encoded by the coding sequence GTGAGCACGAAGAACGTTCGCATCGAGAAGGACACCTTTGGCCCCATCGAGGTCCCGGCCGACAAGCTGTGGGGTGCCCAGACGCAGCGCAGCCGCCAGAACTTCGCCATCTCCTCCGAGCGCATGCCGCTGGCGCTCATCTACGCCCTGGTGCGGGTGAAGAAGGCCGCCGCGCTGGTGAACAAGGCCAACGGCTCGCTGCCGGCCGAGAAGGCCGACGCCATCGTGAAGGCCGCGGACGAGGTGCTGGAGGGCAAGCACGACGAGGAGTTCCCGCTGCTGGTGTGGCAGACGGGCAGCGGCACGCAGACGAACATGAACTGCAACGAGGTGCTGGCCAACCGCGCCTCGGAAATTTTGGGCGGCGAGCGCGGCGAGTCGCGCAAGGTGCACCCCAACGACGACGTGAACAAGGGGCAGAGCTCCAACGACGTGTTCCCCACCGCCATGAGCGTGGCGGCGGCGGAGGCCGTGGTGCAGCACGTGCTGCCCGAGCTGAAGGCGCTCCAGGACGTGCTCGCGCAGAAGTCCGAGGCCTTCAAGGACGTGGTGAAGATTGGCCGCACGCACCTGCAGGACGCCACCCCGCTCACGCTGGGCCAGGAGTTCAGCGGGTACGTGGCCCAGCTGCACCACGCCGCGGCGCACATCGAGCGCACGCTGCCGCACCTGTACGAACTGGCGCTGGGTGGTACCGCGGTGGGCACGGGCCTCAATGCCCCCAAGGGCTACGCCGAGCAGGTGGCCAAGGAGATCGCCCGCCTGACGGGGCAGCCGTTCGTCACGGCGCCCAACAAGTTCGAGGCGCTGGCGGCCAATGACGCGCTGGTGCAGGCGCACGGGGCGCTCAAGGGGCTGGCCGCGGTGCTGTTCAAGGTCGCCAACGACGTGCGGTGGCTGGCCTCCGGGCCGCGCTCGGGCATCGGCGAGCTGACGATTCCGGAGAATGAGCCCGGCAGCTCCATCATGCCCGGCAAGGTGAACCCCACCCAGTCCGAGGCGCTCACCATGCTCAGCGCGCAGGTGTTCGGCAACGATGTGGCCATTGGCCTGGGCGGGGCCTCGGGCAACTTCGAGCTGAACGTGTTCAAGCCGCTCATCATCCAGAACTTCCTGCAGAGCTGCCGGCTGCTGGCGGACGGCATGCGCAGCTTCCGCCTCCACTGCGCCGTGGGCATCGAGCCCAACCTGCCCCGGCTCAAGGAGAACCTGGAGCGCTCGCTCATGCTGGTCACGGCGCTCAACCCTCACATCGGCTACGACAACGCGGCGAAGATCGCGAAGACGGCGCACAAGCAGGGGAAGACCCTGAAGGAAGTCGCCGTGGAGCTGGGGCTGGTGACGCCCGAGCAGTTCGACCAGTGGGTGCGCCCGGAGAAGATGACGGGCAACCTGTAG
- the clpP gene encoding ATP-dependent Clp endopeptidase proteolytic subunit ClpP, protein MNIPFVIETSHRGERAYDLYSRLLKDRIIMLGVPINDDVANVVVAQMLFLESEDPEKGINIYINSPGGSVTAGLAIYDTMQYVKCPVSTICVGQAASMGALLLLAGSKGKRYALPNARIMIHQPLGGAQGQATDIDIQAKEILRLRAYLNGIIVKHTGHTIERIEKDTERDYFMSADDARQYGIIDEVVVKPGVPVSNKG, encoded by the coding sequence ATGAACATCCCCTTCGTCATCGAAACCTCCCACCGCGGCGAGCGGGCGTATGACCTCTACAGCCGGCTCCTGAAGGACCGCATCATCATGCTGGGCGTGCCCATCAATGACGATGTGGCCAACGTCGTCGTGGCCCAGATGCTGTTCCTGGAGTCCGAGGATCCGGAGAAGGGGATCAACATCTACATCAATTCGCCGGGCGGCTCCGTCACGGCGGGCCTGGCCATCTATGACACGATGCAGTACGTGAAGTGCCCCGTGTCCACCATCTGCGTGGGCCAGGCGGCCTCCATGGGCGCGCTGCTGCTGCTCGCGGGCAGCAAGGGCAAGCGCTACGCGCTGCCCAACGCGCGCATCATGATTCACCAGCCGCTGGGCGGCGCGCAGGGCCAGGCGACCGACATCGACATCCAGGCGAAGGAGATCCTCCGCCTGCGCGCGTACCTCAACGGCATCATCGTGAAGCACACGGGCCACACCATCGAGCGCATCGAGAAGGACACCGAGCGCGACTACTTCATGAGCGCCGACGATGCGCGCCAGTACGGCATCATCGACGAGGTGGTGGTGAAGCCCGGCGTTCCGGTCTCGAACAAGGGGTGA
- a CDS encoding acyl-CoA dehydrogenase — protein sequence MAIDDLKGPSVQELLSLPRLAPLVPLLYVAWTDGDLTHEEIRALGTAARAQPWLDLRASAVLAQWLDPLNPPTATALAHLHEHIRRTAGRLQGSSQQNLVELGSQLAELLGGQEGLPASLQELARGLAPLETSLGISSAEAVRTLTPPVRREEAPPASSFPVEAMRAVLDRTYSAERARVRTWLASPEFRYGDERDTAAYRARVFTWLKALADRGLGSLAYPADTSKTDLGAFIAAFETLAFFDLSLVIKAGVQFGLFGGSVFFLGTERHHRQYLPKIASLELPGCFAMSELGHGSNVRDLETLALYDEEQGDFVVSTPSEHARKEWIGNAALHGRMATVFAQLEVKGERHGVHALLVPLRDEQGRLLPGVRAEDCGLKMGLNGVDNGRLWFDAVRVPRENLLDRFAQVSPEGEYTSSIASASKRFFTMLGTLVAGRVSVATAGLSAAKSGLATAIGYAEQRRQFGPVGASEVRLLDYPSHQLRLLRPLATTYALDFALKYLVKRYTGRTEADAREVEALAAGLKAYTTWHTTRTLQEAREACGGQGYLAANRLPSLKADTDVFTTFEGDNTVLMQLVAKSVLTGYRQQFEDDRVFAVMKLIMERASVALTDLNPFQARRTDSEHLRDGDFQLRALRFRESDLVASVARRLRKRLGAGMDSFQAFNECQDHLMALAHAHVERVVLEQFREGIAWVEDLGARTVLGKLCDVYGLGCLMEASGWFLENELLEGAKAKAIRKEVARLCAELRPDALALTQAFGIPDACLAAPIGLGHLSP from the coding sequence TTGGCCATCGATGACCTGAAGGGCCCGTCCGTCCAGGAGCTCCTGTCCCTGCCGCGCCTGGCGCCGCTGGTGCCCCTGCTCTACGTGGCCTGGACCGACGGCGACCTGACGCACGAGGAGATCCGCGCGCTGGGCACCGCCGCCCGGGCCCAGCCCTGGTTGGATCTGCGCGCCAGCGCCGTGCTGGCCCAGTGGTTGGATCCGCTGAATCCCCCCACGGCCACGGCCCTGGCGCACCTGCACGAGCACATCCGCCGCACCGCCGGGCGCCTCCAGGGCAGCTCCCAGCAGAACCTGGTGGAGCTGGGCTCCCAGCTCGCCGAGCTCCTGGGCGGCCAGGAGGGGCTGCCGGCCTCGCTCCAGGAGCTGGCCCGCGGCCTGGCCCCGCTGGAGACCTCCCTGGGCATCTCCAGCGCCGAGGCCGTGCGCACGCTCACCCCGCCGGTGCGCCGCGAGGAGGCCCCCCCCGCGTCCTCCTTTCCGGTGGAGGCGATGCGCGCGGTGCTGGACCGCACCTACTCCGCCGAGCGCGCCCGGGTGCGCACCTGGCTGGCCTCCCCGGAGTTCCGCTACGGGGACGAGCGGGACACGGCCGCGTACCGGGCCCGGGTCTTCACCTGGCTGAAGGCCCTGGCGGACCGGGGCCTGGGGTCGCTGGCCTACCCGGCGGACACGTCCAAGACGGACCTGGGCGCGTTCATCGCCGCCTTCGAGACGCTGGCCTTCTTCGACCTGAGCCTCGTCATCAAGGCCGGGGTGCAGTTCGGGCTGTTCGGCGGCAGCGTGTTCTTCCTGGGCACCGAGCGGCACCACCGCCAGTACCTGCCGAAAATCGCCTCGCTGGAGCTGCCCGGCTGCTTCGCCATGAGCGAGCTGGGCCACGGCTCCAACGTCCGGGATCTGGAGACGCTGGCGCTCTACGACGAGGAGCAGGGGGACTTCGTGGTGAGCACCCCCTCGGAGCATGCGCGCAAGGAGTGGATCGGCAACGCCGCGCTGCACGGGCGCATGGCCACGGTGTTCGCCCAGCTCGAGGTGAAGGGCGAGCGCCACGGCGTGCACGCCCTGCTGGTGCCCCTGCGCGATGAGCAGGGCCGGCTGCTGCCCGGGGTGCGCGCGGAGGACTGCGGCCTGAAGATGGGGCTCAACGGGGTGGACAACGGCCGGCTGTGGTTCGACGCGGTGCGCGTGCCCCGGGAGAACCTGCTGGACCGCTTCGCGCAGGTGAGCCCCGAGGGCGAGTACACCAGCAGCATCGCGAGCGCCTCCAAGCGCTTCTTCACCATGCTGGGCACGCTGGTGGCGGGCCGGGTGAGCGTGGCCACCGCGGGGCTGAGCGCCGCCAAGAGCGGGCTGGCCACCGCCATCGGCTATGCCGAGCAGCGGCGGCAGTTCGGCCCGGTGGGCGCCTCCGAGGTGCGGCTGCTGGACTACCCCTCGCACCAGCTCCGGCTGCTGCGGCCCCTGGCCACCACGTACGCGCTCGACTTCGCCCTGAAGTACCTGGTGAAGCGCTACACCGGCCGCACCGAGGCGGACGCCCGCGAAGTCGAGGCCCTGGCCGCGGGGCTCAAGGCCTACACCACCTGGCACACCACGCGCACCCTCCAGGAGGCGCGCGAGGCGTGCGGCGGGCAGGGCTACCTCGCCGCCAACCGGCTGCCCTCGCTCAAGGCGGACACGGACGTGTTCACCACCTTCGAGGGGGACAACACGGTGCTCATGCAGCTGGTGGCCAAGAGCGTGCTGACGGGCTACCGGCAGCAGTTCGAGGACGACCGCGTCTTCGCCGTGATGAAGCTCATCATGGAGCGGGCCTCGGTGGCGCTGACGGACCTCAACCCCTTCCAGGCCCGGCGCACGGACAGCGAGCACCTGCGCGATGGGGACTTCCAGCTGCGCGCGCTGCGCTTCCGGGAGTCGGACCTGGTGGCCTCGGTGGCGCGGCGGCTGCGCAAGCGCCTGGGCGCGGGCATGGACTCGTTCCAGGCCTTCAACGAGTGCCAGGACCACCTGATGGCGCTGGCCCACGCGCACGTGGAGCGGGTGGTGCTGGAGCAGTTCCGCGAGGGCATCGCCTGGGTGGAGGACCTGGGCGCGCGCACGGTGCTCGGCAAGCTGTGTGACGTGTACGGCCTGGGCTGCCTGATGGAGGCCAGCGGCTGGTTCCTGGAGAACGAGCTGCTGGAGGGCGCCAAGGCCAAGGCCATCCGCAAGGAGGTGGCGCGCCTGTGCGCGGAGCTGCGGCCGGACGCGCTGGCGCTCACCCAGGCCTTCGGCATTCCGGACGCGTGCCTGGCGGCCCCCATCGGCCTGGGCCACCTCTCGCCATGA
- a CDS encoding ester cyclase, producing the protein MIRTLLLTLPLLLATHCATSSKRRNLAQEAENKRLVQAFAEEVYGQHRLERIPVYVAEDFVDLSEGAPENARGPAYLRAQEEASLHELPGLQFRILHLLAEGDLVHMHWKAEGPVSPLLDETAEAKAKPPPLELTGHTLFELKKGRIVASWSVVDTLGLMLQQGFKVLPPVPEPPPKPAKP; encoded by the coding sequence ATGATTCGCACCCTGCTGCTCACGCTCCCCCTGCTGCTGGCCACCCACTGCGCCACCTCCTCCAAGCGCCGCAACCTCGCCCAGGAGGCGGAGAACAAGCGCCTCGTCCAGGCCTTCGCCGAGGAGGTGTATGGCCAGCACCGGCTGGAGCGCATCCCCGTGTACGTGGCCGAGGACTTCGTGGACCTGTCCGAGGGAGCGCCCGAGAACGCCCGGGGCCCCGCCTACCTCCGGGCCCAGGAGGAGGCGAGCCTGCACGAGCTGCCCGGCCTCCAGTTCCGCATCCTGCACCTGCTCGCGGAAGGAGACCTGGTCCACATGCACTGGAAGGCGGAAGGCCCGGTCTCCCCCCTCCTGGACGAGACGGCCGAGGCGAAGGCGAAGCCCCCGCCGCTGGAGCTGACGGGCCACACCCTCTTCGAGCTGAAAAAGGGGCGCATCGTCGCCTCCTGGAGCGTCGTGGACACGCTGGGCCTGATGCTCCAGCAGGGCTTCAAGGTGCTGCCGCCCGTGCCGGAGCCCCCGCCGAAGCCCGCCAAGCCCTGA